A stretch of DNA from Micromonospora peucetia:
CGTCCCCACGGTGATCGACGGCGCCGGCAACTGCCACACCTATATCGACGGCTCCGCCGACCTGGACATCGCGACCGCAGTGACGATCAACGCGAAGACCTCCCGGCCCAGCGTGTGCAATGCGATGGAGACCCTGCTGGTCCACGAGGACCTGGCGGAGTCCTGGCTGCCCGGTGTCCTTGACCGACTGGCCGAGGCAGGCGTGGAGATCCGCGGCGACGAGACGGTGCAGCACGTCTGGCCGAAGGCGGTCGCCGCGACCGAGGAGGACTGGGGCACCGAGTACCTGCGGCTCGTGCTCGCGGTAAAGGTCGTTCCCGATGCCGACGGGGCCATCGCGCACATCCGCCGGTGGGGCACTTCCAACGCGGAGGGCATCGTGGCCAAGGACATCGACGTGGCGCGGCGCTTCGCCCGGGAGGTCGACTCCGGCAGCGTCTTCGTCAACACCTCCACCCGCTACTCCGACGGCGGGGAGTTCGGCTACGGCGTGGAGATCGGTGTCTCCACCCAGAAGCTGCATGTGCGGGGGCCCATGGGCCTAGACGCGCTCACCACCGTCAAGAACGTGGTCTGGGGCAGTGGCCAGACGAGGACGATCTGATGGGGAGACAGCTGCACACCGCGACGAAGCAGCCGTTGCGCACCTCCTTGCTGATGGAGGACATCAGCCAGGCGCTGTCGGTCCAGTACAACAACGCCGTCTACGACATGAAGGCCGCCGGAAGGGACGTCATCACGCTGTCCCTCGGCGAGGCCTTCTTCGATCTGCCGCTGCCGACGTTCGACGGCCTCACGACGCCCGGTCTGCACCACTACTCGCACTCCCGAGGGCTGCCGGAGCTGCGGCGGCTGCTGGCCAAGTACTACGAGACCAGGTTCGCGCTCCCGGTGGACCCGGACACCGAGGTGATCGTCACCGCCGGATCGAAGGTCGGCATCTACATGGCGCTCATGGCCATCCTCGACCCCGGCGACCAAGTGATAGTGCCGGAGCCGTACTGGCTGAGCTATCCGGCGCAGATCCGTATGTGCCGTGGCGAGCCGGTGATGGTTCCCCACGACATGTCGGTCCTCGACTTCGAACGTTTCATCACTGCGCGCACACGTGCCGTCATCATCAACAACCCGAACAACCCGAGCGGGCACATCTACACCCGAACCGAGCTGGAGTACCTGCACCAACTGGCCGACCGTCATGGGCTCCTGCTGATCGTCGACGAGGCGTACAACGAGTTCACGCCGCCGGGCACCGAGTTCCTCGCGGCCGGGGCGCTCGACCCGGACAAGGAGCACACGGTCACGATCAACTCGATGTCAAAGAACTACGGCGTCTCGGGCTGGCGGATCGGATACCTCATCGCCAACCAGCGGCTCACCGACCAGGCTCTGAAGATCAACCAGCACCTGGTCACCTGTGCGCCGACCATTTTGGCGGCCTATCTCGCCGAACGTTTCGACGACCTTCTGGAAATCACCAGGCCGCAGATCCAACGCACCGTCCAACTGCGCAACCGCGTCGGTACCTGGCTCGCGGACAACGGCATCGACACATTGCCCGGCACGTCGACGTTCTATCTTTTCACCTCCCTGGGCGGATCCAGCCTCGACTCCACCGAGTTCGCCAGCCGGCTGCTGAAGGAGAGCGCGATCAGCGTGGTGCCCGGCATCGGGTACGGGGACTCATGCGATCGCTATATCCGGATCTCCGTGGGTAGCGAGTCCGAAGACCGCATCGCCCGCGGCGTGGCCGCGATCCGCGACCTCGTCGAGACCACCACTCCCGCACGCGAGGCTGTCAAACCAACGGCTCTGTCTCACATTCGCTGGTGACCGAAGGTAAGCCGCTGACGCTGCTGCTTTAGCGCCGGCTGGTCGGTTGTCAGGAAGCTGACATGAGGTAACGGCGGGGACGGAAGTGCGCTCAGCGGTGGCGGGAGCGGTCATGGACGTCATGTCGCTCCAGATTCGGGGTGAGCGGGACTGTTCCGGGGGTGCGCGGCACGGTGGTGCCGGGCACCCCGGCGGGCGAGCGGGAAGGACGGACGCAGCGCCCTCGGGTCAGCGAGCCGTGGCCAGCAACTCCTCCATGGGTGGGAACCGGGACGCGATCGCGTCGCCGGTGAAGGCCTCGTCCCAGTCGGTCTCGGCGGCGTAGATGTGCAGGGCGGCGAAGTCGGGCGTCTCCCCCATGTCGAACCAGTGCCGTACACCAGCGGGCGTGCACACCAGGTCGCCCGGCTCGGCGATCAGCACGTGGACGGTGTCGTCGTTGGCCAGCCGCAGATAGAAGCCGCACCGGCCCTGGGCGAAGAACCAGACCTCGTCCGAGCGGTGGGTGTGTTCGTTGAAGTAGCGGTCACGGGTGGTGCGGGCCTTGGCGGCCCACCGCGGGTCGGAGTCGTCCGGTGCCATCCGGACCACCTCGACATGTCCCAGGCCGGTCTCGGCGGAGAACCGGTCCGCCTCCGTCCGGTACAGGCCGAGCACGTCGTCGTCGCCGAAGCCGGCCGTCAGGTCCTTGAGGGTCCACCGCTCGAACCGGGCGCCGTGCGCTCCGAGTTGCGCCGCGATCCGGTCGGGATCCCGGGTGGTGAGCAGCGGCTTCGCCTCGCCCGTGGCGGGCAGAACCTGGAGCAGTGTCATGGCTGTCGCCTTTCGATGTTACGGACATACGGCACGAGCAATAGTCAAGAGTTATGGATGAGAAATCTTGATCAGGCGGCTGCGGCGTCGGTCATGAACGCCATGGCGAGGCCGGCCGCTTTCGGGCCAGTTCCTTTGGTGACCTTGGCGCGGTGCCGGACGGTGGCGAAGGTGGAACTTCGCGCTGTTGGCCAGCTTGAACGCGGCCACCCGCCGGCGGGCGTGCTCACGATTCTCGGCGTTCCACACCTCGGCCAGAGCCTTGACGTTCATCCACAGGTTTCGAGCATTGCTCACAGCACGGTGCCCGGTCAGTGGCCGGGCTCGAAGTGCAGCTGGCTGAGGAAGCAGTCCCGGGGCTGGTTGACGGCGAAGGCAACGCATTCCGCGAGGGACTGCGCGGTCAGGGTGTCCTTCGGGGTGCGCGAGGCGCCCTCCCAGGCGGGCGACAGCGGGTCGATGTTGTCGAAGTCCGGTGGGAACAGGGAGATGACACGGATGCCCTCCGCGCGCAGCCGCTTGGACAGGATGCCGGTGAACGCGGCCTGTCCACCCTTGGCCGCGTAGAACGCCTCGTGGCCCGCGCAGCCGGTGTAGTTTGGCGTCGCGGCCGCCGACACCAGGGTGACGATGTCGGGCCGCTGCGAAGCACGCAGTAGCGGCAGGAAGTGCTTGACCATCAGGACAGTGCCTCCGGCGGACGCGGTGGTGGCCAGGATGTCGGCATCGTCCGCGGTGGTCAGATCCTCGCTCTCCAGCCAGTTGGCCCCGTTGTTGAGAAGTACATCGACGGCGCCGGCCTTCTCCCGGACGCCGTCCGCGAAGGCGCGTACAGACTCTGGATCGGTGAAATCGCAGGCGAAGGCATGCACCCGGTCGCTACCGAGGTCACGGATCTCCTGCGCGGTGCGGCGGGCGCCCTCCAGGCTGCGCGCGGAGAGGAACACCTCGGCGCCCTGCCGGGCGAAGATGATGGCCAGGGTGCGCCCGAAGTCCCGGGCGGCACCGGTGATGACGACGCGGAGGTTCTCCATCGCAGTGGTGCCTTTCAGGTTGCGAGCGGCAGTCCGCTCGTACGGAGGGTGGCCTGCACGGGGCGGCGGTGGCCCCGGATCAGCCGCGGTGCGGGGAGCGTGCGGTGCTTGTCCCGGCGGGCCGGGCTGGCTGGGCTGCGAGCGATTACTTGAAGGGGCATGCTCATCGGCCGAGGGGCCGCTGGGCGTCGGCGGTGACGGAAAAGACGCCTTCCCGATTGCGGTTTTGGCAGAACTCAACGTCGGCGAGCAGGACTTCCTCGTCCTTGTGCCTCAACAGGATGGCGCCCGCGCCGCCTTCACCGGTGGTCGCGGTGATCGACTCGCCCGGAGTTGGCAGGAAGATGTCACCGGCGTAGGAGCGCAACGCCCGGATCTCGTCCAGGCCTTCGATGCGGACCAGCCGGCCCCCTTCGCGAGCGACGAAGGCGTAGTCGGCGACGAAGCCCGGCTCGATCGGCCGTCCGGCCAGTGCCCGGGGGCCGCCGGCGAGCGCGGCCGCCTGGTCGGGCAGGCCGAGCAGGGCGCAGAGGTGCGGCAGGGGGTGGCCCGCAGTCCGGGCCGCGAACTTGACCAATTTCAGGGTCCTGTCGGCGCCCATGACCACCTCAAACGTGACGGGTCCCGAGGCTAGGCCGATGCCCTTCACCACGGACGACAGCCGGTGCGCCAGATCGCGTTCTCGCGGCGAGCCGGGCGCGAGGTTCACCACGCTGGTGAGCAGTGACCTGTGGGCTTCCTCCAGCAGGAAGCACCGCCAGACGTCGGTGAGGTGGAGCACGCCGTCAAGGACGACACCGTTGACAAAGCACGGTGTGCCGGGCACATGGTCGTGGGCGACGATTCGGCCACCTCCGTCCCACAGCCGCCGGATCTCGGGTTCCGGCGGTGCGACTCCGGGCCGGACCAGCACGGCGGAGCCGGTGTCGTCGGAGATCTCCGGCCGCAGGACGACCGTACGGTCCCGGCGGGCCGCCAGGTGGGCGGTTAGCTCCGCCGGGCTGGCCAGGACGTGCAGGTCGAAGGCGAGTTCCGGGTCGACAGCCGCAATGGCCTCGTGCTGACGCACCTTGCTGGCCCACGGATTGGGCACCACGGTTCCGGCTTCGGACACGGTCGTCTCCTTCGGGTCAGTAACCCGAGCCTCTGTCGGGGCCATCCTGAGGGATGGAACTCGGGTACGCGGCCGTCCGGCGGACTCAACCGCCAATGGCGTGATCGAACCCGCGGGCGAGTCGGTGGGAGGGCGGATCGCCTGCCGAGCCTGCGACCGGGCCTACGGCCAAGGAACGGTCAGAGCAGCCCAGTTCGGGATCCTTCGGTACCTGGTGCAGCAGATAGTGGGCCGCCAGGCTTCGGGGCCCGGGTACCTCAAGGCCCCGGATCAGGCCGGAGACGATGACAGGCGTGGTGGTGCTGATGGAAACCCATGGTGTTCATTCAGACGGTTTGTTCGAAGTGGAACGCCTTGATGAAGCAGTCCCGTGGCTGGTCTATGGCGAACATGACGCACTCCACGAGGGAGTGGGCGGTGAGCTTGTCGCCCGCCCTGCGGGGTGCCGTGTCCCAGTCCGGGCCCAGTGGGTCCGGGTTGCTGAAGTCGGGCGGGTACAACGAGATGACGCGCACGCCGTGCGGCCGTAGTTGGGGGGAGAGCAGATCGGCGAGGCCGGCCTGCCCGTGCTTGGCCGCATAGAACGCGGCGTGGGCCTGGGTACGATAGTTTCCGGTGAGCCCGGCCGACGAGATCAGGTTGACCACGTCGGGCCGTTCGGACTTCAGCAGCAGCGGCAGCAGGTGCTTGGTGACGAGGACGGTGCCGGTCACGGTCGAGGCGACCGTGGCGACGATGTCCTCGTCGGCGGCGGAGGCGAGGTCCTCGCCGGGCAGCCAGCGGGCCCCGTTGTTGATCAGCACGTCGACGTGGTCGGTCACCGCGGCGATCTCGTCGGTGAAGGCGCGTACCGACGCCGGGTCCGCCAGGTCGCAGCGCAGGGCGTGGACGCTGCCCGACCCGAGGCCGCGGATCTCGTCGGCGACGTGCTCGGCCGCCGCCAGATCCCGGGCGGAGAGCAGGACATCGTCGCCGCGGCGGGCGAAGAAGAGGGCGAGTGTCCGGCCGAAGTCCCGGGCGGCTCCGGTGATGACCACGCGCCGGCCGCGGGGCTCGCGGCCGGCCGGGCCGGCCTGATTGCCGTTCTGAAGTGTCACTGTGCGGCTTCCATGTTCGCAGTCGGTTCAGGGGCGTGCGGGCTTGGGTCAGCGTCCGGCAGGACCCTCGTACGCCTCAATGCCGGTCAGCGAGCCGTTGGGGTCCAATCCGGCTGCGACCAGAGAGCTACGGGGATCCGCGCCGTCGAGCACCTGGGCGGGCGGAAAGAAGCCGTGCCCGTTGACGAGCACGAAGCCCATGCCTACCGTCTGGGCGGCGAGGAGGTCCTGGCGCGAGTCGCCGAGCAGGACCGCCTCGCCGGGGGCGGCACCCACGTCGGCGAGCGCCGTGGACAGCCGCCGCGCCTTGGGTTCATCGCCGCCGAGCACGGCTCGGAACTCACCGGCCAGCCCGTGTCCGTCCAGGACCCGTTCCGCCTCGGCGGTCAGGGTGCCGGTGGCCACGTACAGCGGCAGGCCGCGCGCGGACAGGCTGCGGACCAGCACGTCGGCGTCGGGGCACAGCGGCGCCTTGGGGTAGCGCTCGGCGAGCAACTCGGCGTAGCCGCCCGCGTAGCGCTGATAGAACGTCTCAAATCTCTCCCCCATGGCCTCTTCTCCGCCCAGATGGTACCGGTGGAAGGAGAGGAAGTGCTCACGGCGGGTGCGGCCGAAGGTCCGGCGGAACTCGTGGATGTAGGGGTCCACCAGTTCCGTTCCGAACTCCGCCAGCGCCTCGCGCATGCACTCCACCTTCAGCTCGTTGGAGTCCACGACCACGCCGTCGAGGTCGAACACGACGAGACGGTGGGCGGCCAGCGCCTGTTCGAGGCGCTCGCCGACATGGTCAGACAGCGGCATGGCGGAGCGCGTCCTCCAGCGACGCCGCGGTGAACGACGTCTTGCGGTTCTGAGCGAGGAAGTCCAGGGCGCGCAGTTTGACCTCGACATCCCGCTCCAGGCTCTCCTCCAGGCGCTGGACGTAGGTCGGGTGGATCCGGCGCATGCCCGCGATGGCGTAGAGCGCACTGGAGCCCCAGCGGTATTTGTGCATCAACGGTTCGAAGCGCCGGGCCACCAGGTCCAGCAACGGCTGCAGCGTCTGCTGGTCCGTGCCGAGCGCCGCCAGGAGCTGTTCGGTCCTGGCGTTGCCGGCCCCCCGGCCCATACCGAGGACGGTGGAGTCCACCCAGGTGGCGCCCGCCTGGGCGGCGGCAAGGGTGTTGTGCAGCGCGAAGCCCTGGTTGTCGTGGCCGTGCAGGCCCACGGGGGCGGCATGGCCGGCCCCGAACTGGTCGACCAGTTCGGTGATCCGGGGGGCGTGCAGGGAGCCCAGGGAGTCGGCGAGGTACACCGACTCCAACGGGCCCAGGCCGGCCACCAGGCGGACCAGGTCCGCCACTTCGGCGGGAGACGCCAGGTCCACCTGCATCAGGTTCAGACAGACCCCGAAGCCGGCCCCGCGCAGGGAGTCGACGGTCTCGGCGACGCCCGCCGCCCTGCTGTGGTGGACGGCCACGCGGACCAGGTCGACCGGCAACGGCCCGTCGGCCAGCAGGCTGCGCAGCCGCGGGCCGGCCTCGGACGCCGGGACCTCGGCCAGCGCCGTCGCGTCCACCATGACGGCGAAGCGCAGCCGGTGGCCGTCGGGCAGGGCGTCGCGCAGCGCGGGCGTGACACCCGACGGGAACCTGCCGTATGGACCCCGGTCGCTCGGGGTGAACTGGGTGTAGCCCAGCTCGACCACGTCCACGCCGGTCGCCGCGCAGGCATTGAGGTACTCCTGGACGAGAGTCGCCTCGAACTCCCAGTTTGTGTAGTAGCCGCCGTCCCTCAGCGTGCAGTCGAGCACGGTGACGTCGGTGCGGGCCACCGCGCTCACTTGTCCTCCAGGTCAGGAAGGGTATTGGTGAAGTCGACGTGGTGGATGCGGCGCATCGGCGCCCAGTTGAGGCGGCCGTCGTTGCCCGGGTGCCGGACCAGGAGGCTGCCCTCGCCGTCGTGCATCATGTCGTCCCACGCCTGGACCCGGGGGTGCAGGTCGTTGGCGCGCAGGAAGTCGTGCACGGGCTCGAAGTGGTCATCGGCCTCGACGTACATGAAGAGCGTGAGCGGGTCGATGTAGAAGATCTGCAGCTTGCGGACGCCGATGGTCTCCAGGGCGCCGCCCGGTCCGACGATCTCGGGCCACACCTCCCGGTGGAGCGCGATGTACTTCTCCGCAGCGGCCTCGTCCCGAAGGCGGATGGTGAAGGCGTAGTTCTTCACGGCGCGAGCTCCTTGGCAAGGGTTAGCAGGTACTGGTAGGTGCGGTGAACTTCGGTCCAGGACTCGTCGTCCAGGACGTGGCGGCTCGGACCCCGGACATGGGTGGTCTTGATCAGGCCGCGTTCTTTCAGAAACCGTTTGGCGATCGACAGGTAGTAGTCGGTGCTGTTCATCATGTGGCACATGAGGTACGACAGCGGGTAACCAATCCGTTCGGCCTTCTCCCGCTCGCCGGCCTCCAGCAGCCGCCACAGGGTCACCACGATCTCGGCGATCTCGGCGGCGGGGATCGTTCCGGCCAGGCCCCGGCGGTGACAGTCGAGGAGCATCATGCCGCCGTCGCCCTCGAAGATGCGGGCCCGTCCGCCGGTGGCGTCGCGCAGCTCGCTGACCTTGGGCGGCGAGGGTTGAGCCTCGGGCTTGAACAGCACCCGGTCGGGGCCGTACCGCTCCAGCATCCGGGCCTGGGCAGCGATGGTCAGGGGCTGCTTGGCCAGGCTCTTGGCGTGGTGGATGATCGCGGGTATCCGGACCGACTCCACGACCCGGGTGAAGTACTCCACCATCCCGTTCTCGTCGAGCGGAATCGTGGCCGGATGCATGACAAGCAGGGCGTCCACTCCGACGGACTCGGCGTGCCGGCTGTACTCGACGGCGGCCTCAGGCGTCTCGGCGCCGGTGCTCATCACGGACACACCGCGTCCGGAGGCGGCCTTCGCGCTCAGCTCGGCGACACGCAGCCGCTCGGTGTGCGTCAGTCGCAGCACCTCGGAGACCTGGCCGACCACGAACCCGTCGCAGCCCACATCGAACATGTGCTCCGTCTGGGCAAGGAAGTCCTCCTCGTCGAGGACGCCGTCGTCGGTAAACGGCATGATGACGACCGGCAGAACCCCCTTGGTCTCCTTGATTCCGTTGGGCCGTCGCAGACTCATCGATGCTCTCCTTCGTGTTGTGCCACCCCTGCGGCGTCGTCCGGCCGGTCATGCCAGACCCGCCAGGCGTGCGATCTCGGCGGCGGCCCAGGGCGCCATCTTGAATCCGCCCCCGTTGAAGCCGGTGGCCAGCAGCAGCGCGGGGGCGTCCGGGTGCGCCGCGACCCGGGCGCGGCCGTCCGGCGCCCAGCACTCCGCGGCGCGCAGCCCGCCGAGATGGCGGCTGCCGGGGAGCCATCCCCAGCGCCGGGTGCCCGCCGCAGCGGCCAGCCGGGACTGGGCCGCGTCCACCTGCTCCCGGCCGGGTGGCGAGGGCAGCCGGTGGTGCGTGGGGTGCCCGACGTAGACCCCGCCGGAGCCCGGATCGGGCCGGCCGTTGACGTCGAACTCATCGTCGGTGTAGGCGGGCTGGTCGGGCACCGGCGCCTCGGGTCGGTACAGCTCGACCTGTACGGCCTGGGCCCACAGGTCGTGTGCCAGGCCCCATGAGGTCAACAGGTGGGGGGTGGCGGCACCGGTGGCCAGGACCACCCGGTCGGCACGGACCGCTCCGGCGCCCGTACGCACCCCGGTGATCCGGCCGTCGCCCGAGCGCGCGAGGCTGTGCACGGCAACCCCTTCGAGGACCGTGCCGCCCCGGCGCCGGCCGGCGCGCAGGAAGCCGCAGGTCACCTCGACCGGGTCCAGCCAGCCAGACTCCGGCTCCCACACTGCCCCGTGGCCGGCCGGCCCGGCCAGCAGGTGGCCGAAGCGCTTGGTCACCTCCTCGGCCTCCAGCCAGGTCACGGGCGTCTGAGCACCGAGCCGGGCCGCCTCCGCGCGTGCGTCGGCCGCGCGGTCCGGGGCCGGCAGGTACAGGAACCCGCTGGTGTGGAAGGCGGCCGGTTCCCCGGTGTGTTCGACGAAACGACGGAAGTACCGCCAGCCGGCCGCCGCCCGGTCGGAGAGGACCGGGTCGTCGTGGTGGCAGCGGACGACGCCGCCGCTCCAGGCCGTCGTGCCCAGCCCGACACGGTCCCGCTCGACCATGGTCACGCGAGCGCCGCGGGCGGCCAGTTCGTGGAAGACGGCCGTACCGACCACTCCACCGCCGACCACGACCACGTCCGCCCGGTGGACAGGGTCAGTCATGCGCGGCACCTTCCAGTGTGAACGGTTCGTCGCTGTACATCGCTGCCTTCCGGTGCTCCAGCACGGAGCGAAGGATCTCGCCGGAGCGGACCGCGACCATCGACAGCAGCGAGGAGGTGATGCCGTGTGTGTGTTCGGTTCCGCCCTGAACGTAGATCCCGGCGTTCTCAAGGCCGTCCACAGTCAGCCGGTAGTCGCGACCGACGCGCA
This window harbors:
- a CDS encoding SDR family oxidoreductase translates to MENLRVVITGAARDFGRTLAIIFARQGAEVFLSARSLEGARRTAQEIRDLGSDRVHAFACDFTDPESVRAFADGVREKAGAVDVLLNNGANWLESEDLTTADDADILATTASAGGTVLMVKHFLPLLRASQRPDIVTLVSAAATPNYTGCAGHEAFYAAKGGQAAFTGILSKRLRAEGIRVISLFPPDFDNIDPLSPAWEGASRTPKDTLTAQSLAECVAFAVNQPRDCFLSQLHFEPGH
- a CDS encoding HAD family hydrolase, whose translation is MPLSDHVGERLEQALAAHRLVVFDLDGVVVDSNELKVECMREALAEFGTELVDPYIHEFRRTFGRTRREHFLSFHRYHLGGEEAMGERFETFYQRYAGGYAELLAERYPKAPLCPDADVLVRSLSARGLPLYVATGTLTAEAERVLDGHGLAGEFRAVLGGDEPKARRLSTALADVGAAPGEAVLLGDSRQDLLAAQTVGMGFVLVNGHGFFPPAQVLDGADPRSSLVAAGLDPNGSLTGIEAYEGPAGR
- a CDS encoding NAD(P)/FAD-dependent oxidoreductase, with product MTDPVHRADVVVVGGGVVGTAVFHELAARGARVTMVERDRVGLGTTAWSGGVVRCHHDDPVLSDRAAAGWRYFRRFVEHTGEPAAFHTSGFLYLPAPDRAADARAEAARLGAQTPVTWLEAEEVTKRFGHLLAGPAGHGAVWEPESGWLDPVEVTCGFLRAGRRRGGTVLEGVAVHSLARSGDGRITGVRTGAGAVRADRVVLATGAATPHLLTSWGLAHDLWAQAVQVELYRPEAPVPDQPAYTDDEFDVNGRPDPGSGGVYVGHPTHHRLPSPPGREQVDAAQSRLAAAAGTRRWGWLPGSRHLGGLRAAECWAPDGRARVAAHPDAPALLLATGFNGGGFKMAPWAAAEIARLAGLA
- a CDS encoding SDR family oxidoreductase — protein: MTLQNGNQAGPAGREPRGRRVVITGAARDFGRTLALFFARRGDDVLLSARDLAAAEHVADEIRGLGSGSVHALRCDLADPASVRAFTDEIAAVTDHVDVLINNGARWLPGEDLASAADEDIVATVASTVTGTVLVTKHLLPLLLKSERPDVVNLISSAGLTGNYRTQAHAAFYAAKHGQAGLADLLSPQLRPHGVRVISLYPPDFSNPDPLGPDWDTAPRRAGDKLTAHSLVECVMFAIDQPRDCFIKAFHFEQTV
- a CDS encoding pyridoxal phosphate-dependent aminotransferase, whose product is MGRQLHTATKQPLRTSLLMEDISQALSVQYNNAVYDMKAAGRDVITLSLGEAFFDLPLPTFDGLTTPGLHHYSHSRGLPELRRLLAKYYETRFALPVDPDTEVIVTAGSKVGIYMALMAILDPGDQVIVPEPYWLSYPAQIRMCRGEPVMVPHDMSVLDFERFITARTRAVIINNPNNPSGHIYTRTELEYLHQLADRHGLLLIVDEAYNEFTPPGTEFLAAGALDPDKEHTVTINSMSKNYGVSGWRIGYLIANQRLTDQALKINQHLVTCAPTILAAYLAERFDDLLEITRPQIQRTVQLRNRVGTWLADNGIDTLPGTSTFYLFTSLGGSSLDSTEFASRLLKESAISVVPGIGYGDSCDRYIRISVGSESEDRIARGVAAIRDLVETTTPAREAVKPTALSHIRW
- a CDS encoding dihydrodipicolinate synthase family protein, translating into MSLRRPNGIKETKGVLPVVIMPFTDDGVLDEEDFLAQTEHMFDVGCDGFVVGQVSEVLRLTHTERLRVAELSAKAASGRGVSVMSTGAETPEAAVEYSRHAESVGVDALLVMHPATIPLDENGMVEYFTRVVESVRIPAIIHHAKSLAKQPLTIAAQARMLERYGPDRVLFKPEAQPSPPKVSELRDATGGRARIFEGDGGMMLLDCHRRGLAGTIPAAEIAEIVVTLWRLLEAGEREKAERIGYPLSYLMCHMMNSTDYYLSIAKRFLKERGLIKTTHVRGPSRHVLDDESWTEVHRTYQYLLTLAKELAP
- a CDS encoding L-rhamnose mutarotase → MKNYAFTIRLRDEAAAEKYIALHREVWPEIVGPGGALETIGVRKLQIFYIDPLTLFMYVEADDHFEPVHDFLRANDLHPRVQAWDDMMHDGEGSLLVRHPGNDGRLNWAPMRRIHHVDFTNTLPDLEDK